In the genome of Dioscorea cayenensis subsp. rotundata cultivar TDr96_F1 chromosome 1, TDr96_F1_v2_PseudoChromosome.rev07_lg8_w22 25.fasta, whole genome shotgun sequence, one region contains:
- the LOC120262952 gene encoding uncharacterized protein LOC120262952, which translates to MFADDLTLITKASKQSARNVLFCLNLYSDIIGQRPNLTKSVIYLLTWFNNRVSKSISSLLGMYLGSFPFTYLGAPIFPLHLPASHFNFLPKRAQTKIKRLGATPLTPKQVECSSLIVVFSRFQPTTSLFFSFQILSLTPFQSWLVAFSGDRNNNAGGFHLIAWKTSTLSKSDGGLGLQNLRNVRCALLAKQIFALIDHENKFWVHIFHKKYPNWSLWDRNCTSNASWFYNSICKVADILKPNLKISVFNPNITNFFNDPWLLDLPLSHKPTYFNMNMVDNCSFTQIISENSFDLNACTELFGNNLDFDGISIISHEALENNDWIWWPTPTRGRLVATIYDHLNSFEESVNHWRGWRNIWGLISTPRIKMFI; encoded by the coding sequence ATGTTTGCTGATGATTTGACCCTTATCACCAAAGCTTCTAAGCAATCCGCTAGAAATGTCCTTTTTTGCTTAAATCTTTATTCGGATATTATTGGCCAACGCCCAAACCTCACCAAATCTGTGATTTACTTGCTGACTTGGTTTAACAATAGAGTTTCTAAGTCCATTTCGTCTCTTTTGGGTATGTACCTGGGCTCCTTCCCTTTCACTTACCTTGGGGCCCCCATCttccctcttcatcttcctgcTAGTCATTTCAATTTCCTTCCAAAGCGAGCCCAAACTAAGATCAAAAGGCTTGGAGCCACTCCCCTCACTCCCAAGCAGGTTGAGTGCTCCTCCTTAATAGTAGTTTTTTCTCGATTTCAACCTACcacctctttgtttttttccttccaGATTCTATCCTTGACTCCTTTTCAAAGCTGGCTTGTAGCTTTCTCTGGGGATAGGAACAATAATGCTGGAGGTTTCCACTTAATTGCCTGGAAAACTTCTACCCTTAGCAAATCTGATGGGGGTTTGGGCCTTCAAAATCTTAGGAATGTTCGGTGTGCTCTATTGGCCAAACAGATCTTTGCCTTGATCGATCATGAAAATAAATTCTGGGTCCATATTTTCCACAAAAAATACCCAAATTGGTCTCTTTGGGATAGAAATTGCACTTCCAACGCCTCTTGGTTTTACAACTCCATCTGCAAAGTAGCTGATATTCTAAAACCAAACTTGAAGATTTCTGTCTTTAATCCAAACATTACCAATTTTTTCAATGATCCTTGGCTTCTGGATCTGCCACTGAGTCACAAACCCACTTACTTCAACATGAATATGGTGGATAACTGCTCTTTTACTCAGATCATATCTGAAAACTCTTTTGATCTTAATGCTTGCACTGAACTCTTTGGCAATAATCTTGATTTTGACGGCATTAGCATCATTTCTCATGAAGCTCTTGAAAATAATGATTGGATATGGTGGCCAACTCCTACTAGGGGTAGGCTTGTTGCTACTATCTATGACCATCTAAACTCTTTTGAGGAATCTGTTAATCATTGGAGAGGTTGGCGCAATATCTGGGGGCTTATTTCCACTCCTCGAATCAAAATGTTCATTTAG